A stretch of DNA from Desmospora activa DSM 45169:
TCCGTTATCATAAAAATATCTGTTAACATCAAAATAAAAGGCATGTGATGAATTTGGACAGCGAAATGGATTCGGCCACACCAGGGCAGAAGAGGGAAACCCCGTTGATAAGGCCGTGGTTGATGCTTGGTTGGCTGTTAGTGGCACAGGTGGCGATCGCTTTTGCCGGAAGGGGATTGGCTCCGTTAGCGCCATTAATTGAGGTGATTTGGATATTTCCAAAGCGCAAGTGGGGATGTTGCCTGCCGCTTTATTTTTGGGGCAGGCACTGTTTAATCTACCGGCGGGATGGTTGGCCGACCGTTTCGGTTCTCGCCGATTGCTGCTCACACTGGCGGGGTGGTCTGCGATATCCTTTACCCTGGCGGCGACCATGTCGTCTTTTTCTGGCCTATTAGTAAGTGTGATCTTGGGAGGATTCGCCTATGGGGCGATGCATCCTGTCACCAACCGTGGTATACTCGCCTGGTTTGCCCGCAATCGCAGGGGAACTGCGATGGGAATTAAACAGATGGGGATCACCGCCGGATCGGCCTTGTCCGCACTGGTATTGCTGCCCTTGGCTTTAGCTTGGGGATGGCGTTACGCAATGGTGGCAGCAGCTGTGCTGGTTCTGTTGGTGGGAAGCGCCGCCTTTGCCGGTTATCGCGACCCTAGTGGTAATGAGAACAGCTCCCCTGATCGTGGCACGCTTTGGCGCCAGTTGCGTGAGATTTTGCACAATCGTGTTTTGTTGGGCATCAGTTTAGCCTCCTTTGGGCTTAATATGGGCAACCCTTACATTAGAATAGGACGTATTATCGCATGATATTGCCCTTTTTTACGCTAATTCTGTGGATATAACCTTAACTGGATCATTTCGACCGTTTCCATCCCTATCTATAACGATTTCGGAGAACAAGGTCCGGATGATCTGTTTTCTTTCCGTCGCAGTGGCTTGAGGCCAAACCTTCCTTAGATCCTGAATCGCCTCTTTGAACTCCTCAAGGGTTACACGGGGAGTTTCCGGCTGTTTGGTCAGTTTTGTCTTTAACTCTTCTTCCCTTGCTCGATCCTCCTGAGTTCTTTCCTTTAACTCTT
This window harbors:
- a CDS encoding MFS transporter, whose amino-acid sequence is MDISKAQVGMLPAALFLGQALFNLPAGWLADRFGSRRLLLTLAGWSAISFTLAATMSSFSGLLVSVILGGFAYGAMHPVTNRGILAWFARNRRGTAMGIKQMGITAGSALSALVLLPLALAWGWRYAMVAAAVLVLLVGSAAFAGYRDPSGNENSSPDRGTLWRQLREILHNRVLLGISLASFGLNMGNPYIRIGRIIA